In Desulfobacterales bacterium, the sequence ATAAATAGCACGCGCCGGTTTGTTTATGGACACGTTCCCTTTAAACCGATCTCCTCGGCGACATCCCGCATCCCCATGATGGTGTCGGTGATCAGATCGGTCAGCTCCATGCCGAGCATCTGGGCGCCGCGCTCAATGATGGTTCGGTCCACGCCGGCGGCAAAGCGCTTGTCTTTCCACTTCTTCTTTACGGACTTGGCGGCCATGTCCAGAACGCTTTTAGACGGTCGCACCAGTGCCGAAGTCGCCACCAGTCCGGTGAGCTCGTCGATGGCATATAACACCTTTTCAAGTTCGGATTGGGGTTCGACGTCCGAACAGATTCCCCAGCCATGGCTGATGGCTGCCCGGATATAGTCATCCGGCCAGTTGTTTTCCCTGAGGATTGCCTCGGTTTTTTGACAGTGCGCTTCGGGGAACTGTTCATAATCGAGATCGTGGATCAGCCCGATAATGCCCCATTTTTCTTCGTCCGCTCCGCGTTTGCGGGCACAATATCGCATCACACCCTCCACCGCCAGTGCATGCCGGACCAGGCTTTCACTTTTATTGTACTGCCGGAGCAGATCCCATGCCTGCTGCCGGGTGGGCGGATTTTCGTTCATTGTTTGACCTCCTGTCGGGTTTCTTATTTCATGCAAGATTCAGGGTCTATAATTCATAAATTAGTTGGATTGTAAAGGCCGATTGAATAAAAACATGACAAGGTATAGAAAAAAGGCTAATAACAGGGTAAACAAGGCTGGTGCTGCTGATGGGCATATTAAACGGAATAAAATTTAACCTGAAGGGCCTCTGGATGGGGCTTAAAACGCCGAAACTGCTGGTCCTGGGCCTGGTGCGGTTTGTGGCGGTGGTCATTCTGACCGGTTTGGGCGTCGGGCTGCTGCTTTTTTATCATCAGGAAATCATGAACCTCTTATGGGCGAAGCCTGAAAGCCTATGGATTCTGTGGCTTTGGCATTTGCTGTCATGGATTTTTACGGGAGTGCTGGTGGCGCTGGCGGCCATCATTTCCTATCTTGTTTCCCAAATCCTGTTCAACGCAATTATAATGGACTATATGTCCCGCATTACCGAACAAATGATCAGCGGCCGGGCAAAAGAGCCTGCCGGCGTACCCATTTGGCAGCAGTTCCTTTTTTTGATCTGGCAGGAAATCCCAAGAGCCGTCCTGCCGGTTTTGTTGTCGCTGGTCCTGATGGCACTGGGCTGGCTGACGCCGCTGGGACCGGTTTTTACCATCATCGGCCCGGCGGTTGCCGTTATTTTTATCGCCTGGGATAACACGGATATTATCCCTGCCCGGCGGCGGGAGCCGTTTAAAAAACGGTTTGTCTGTCTGCTGAAAACCATACCCTTTCACCTGGGGTTCGGCCTGCTGTTTCTGGTGCCGGTGCTCAACCTTGTCTTGCTGTCCTTTGCACCGGTGGGGGCAACCCTTTATACCCTGCAGCTGCATCAAAAATATGATAAGGAATAGAAAAAAGAATGGGATAAGATTAATGGGATAATGCCGGACTTGTTTCCGGGATGAACTTCCGGCGACATCTCAGGCAAATCAAGCGTTTTGTTCCGGCTAAGCGGGCAAACAGCCGGGGAGGATTATATGCATGACGATCATTTAGATGATAAGACAATGAAGTCGTTCAAATTGTTTCTTGAGGAAGTCCTGGCCGAATATCGGCATCCGCTGCACTCCGTTTATATCACCGGCAGTCTTCTCACAGCGGATTTTGACCCCAAGCTTTCGGACATTAATTCTGTTTTTGTTTTAAACCGGATGGACCTGCAATTTCTTTCCGTCTTGGCCCCCCTGGGCAAGAAGTACGGCAAAAAGGGAATTGCAGCGCCGCTGATCATGACGCCGGATTACATCAAAAGGTCGCTGGATGTATTTCCGATTGAATTCTTAAACCTGAAACAGCTTCATCATAAAGTTTTGGGTGAGGATATCTTTCAGGATATCAAAATCGAGCGAACCGATCTCCGGTATCAGTGCGAGCGCGAACTCAAGGTAAAACTGATGGGCCTCAGGCAGGCCTATATCCGGTCGGCCGGAGACCGCAAGGTGCTCTCGGAAAA encodes:
- a CDS encoding EI24 domain-containing protein → MGILNGIKFNLKGLWMGLKTPKLLVLGLVRFVAVVILTGLGVGLLLFYHQEIMNLLWAKPESLWILWLWHLLSWIFTGVLVALAAIISYLVSQILFNAIIMDYMSRITEQMISGRAKEPAGVPIWQQFLFLIWQEIPRAVLPVLLSLVLMALGWLTPLGPVFTIIGPAVAVIFIAWDNTDIIPARRREPFKKRFVCLLKTIPFHLGFGLLFLVPVLNLVLLSFAPVGATLYTLQLHQKYDKE
- a CDS encoding HD domain-containing protein; protein product: MNENPPTRQQAWDLLRQYNKSESLVRHALAVEGVMRYCARKRGADEEKWGIIGLIHDLDYEQFPEAHCQKTEAILRENNWPDDYIRAAISHGWGICSDVEPQSELEKVLYAIDELTGLVATSALVRPSKSVLDMAAKSVKKKWKDKRFAAGVDRTIIERGAQMLGMELTDLITDTIMGMRDVAEEIGLKGTCP